The Salicibibacter halophilus DNA window ATCTCTCGGCTGATTCGTTGAATCGATCGGCCTTCGTTTTTAGGCAAATCCAGGTATTTACGAAAAAAAGGAATGTGACGTTCTTCGCAATACCGTTTTACAAATGCTTCATCTTCGTCGGCATCTTTGCGTAAGCCGTGATTACAGTGGGCGGCCATGACCGTAACACCGTATTCTTCCCTTTGCGAAAAGAGATAGTGGAGCAATGACATGGAGTCCACGCCGCCCGATACGGCTACCAATACAGAAGACCCTTCCGGGAACATCCCATGGCGAGAAGCAAACGCATCGATTTTATGTTTCATATTTTTGATCAACTCCTCTGCCGATGGAAAATACAGAGAGTGCGAATACGACTCCGCCCGCGATGGCACCGGCGTGGAGCAACGTTGCCGCTCCCTGCGACAGCCCTTCTATGTAATTCTCCTCGACAAACGCCAGCATCGTTTCATATGCTTTTCCGCCGGGAACGAGCGGGATAATGCCGGGAATGACAAATGTGGTCACGGGAACATGATGACGGCGGGACAACCCATAACTCATAAACGAGGCAGAAAAAGCCGCTAACGCGGCAGCCGCGATGAAGGAAACATTAATGTTTTGGATGGAACTGTAAATGGTCCAGGCGAAGACCCCGATCAAACCGATCCTCCACAGCAACCGGGTTGGCGTATTAAAAATAATCGCAAATGCTACCGTCGCCATAAAGCAAATCAAAAGTTCCCACATCTTGCGGCCTCCTACGGCAAAAACAATGATACAGCTGTAGCGACACCAGCTGCAATCGAAAGTGCGGTTAATGCTGCCTCTGCCCCGCGGGCGAGTCCGGAGATCAAATCACCATTCATCAGATCCCTGACTGAATTCGTTAAAGGAATTCCGGGCACAAGCGGAATGATCGTCCCGATAATCACTTGGTCGACACTCGTTCCGTAACCACTGTACACTAACGTTAATGCAGTCACGCTGCCAAAAAAAGAAGCGAGGTATTCCGAGAAAAATTTTGCGTGTAAATAATGTTGAAACAAAACAAGGAATAACGTCGACATTAAGCCGCCCATAGCCGCCGGGATCATATCGAATTTCGCATTGCCGACTAAATAGGAAAATGCCCCGCCCGCAACTCCGGAGGCAATATAAATCAACCAGAGCGGGTAATTCATCGGTGCTGCTGATATTTTTAACAACTGTTGATTTGCTTCTTTTTCGTTAATGCGCCCCTTCACAAAATCCCGGGAAAGTTGGTTCACTTCCGTCACTTTATTCAAATCTTGGAAGCGGTCCACGATGCGGACCATCTGCATTAAATTATCGCCATCTTCTTGAACTCCCGACAAAAAAATACCGGTCGTTGTCACAAAACTGTGGACGTTCTTCAAACCACCCGCGAGGGCCATGCGGTTCATGATTTCTTCTGCCCGGTATGTTTCCGCACCGTAAGCAACCATCAATTTTCCGGCAAAAAGACATAAATCAACCAAGCGTCCCTTTTCTGCCATGCTTTCCGTCCCCTAAAGGGAACCACCTATATCACCTGTCCCACCCAGTATAAAGCAGATGCAAGCAATAGAAAAGAAATGGCTAAAACGAGGTCAACGGTTTCAAATCTACGTTTTTTTCTGCTTCGTATTTGTTTTTTCCTTTTTGCACGGAGGTGATTCCCGGTTTTTTGTTTCTTTCGAGGCGAAGCGCTCTTATTTAAAGGTTTTTCTTCTTTGGAAATAATATTCATCAACCCTTGGCGCATTTTTTCCGCATCCGAATATTGACCGAACAATGCCGATTTCAACCATTGCCGGTAGGGGACCAACACTCGGGAACGCTCCATGTATGCCATTAACGTTTCCTTGCCGTCACGTCCTTTTTCAAATCGACTTTTATATATTATATTCAGCAAAATCATCCCGGCAGCAAACAAATCATAGGTAGGCTCGGCTTTGCGGTCGCCCAATCCCCAATAGCCACGATCAAAAAATTCCGTATACTCTTTTACTGCTCGTCCGAGTACTGTCGTTCCCCCAACATCGAGCCAGCGGATTCGATAGGGAGGGCCGCCGACAACAATCAAGTTCTCCGGTTTCAGGTCACCGAAAACCCAACCCGCGCGATGCAGACGGTCTAAATCTCCAAGGAGTTGCACGAGAAGAACGGGCCCCCACTCTTTTCCATGACGATCTATATGTTGAAAAAGGGTTTCCCCTTTTAAATATTCCATCACATAAAACGGGTATTTGTCCCCGCCAATGATGATATCATCTGCATCGATGAAAGAAGGTCCAAGTATTTGGCCTTGGACCTTGGCAAAATGCTTTAATACATTTACCTCCGAAGTGATCGACATACTATTATGGCCGACTTTGAGCGCGACCGGCCCTGTACGTGCATCCGCCAAATAAACGGTCCCCGTTGCACCTCTTCCCAATGTTTTTCGAATCTGATAAGGATTGCGATGCCACTTTCCGAGGACCCTCTTTCCGGCCGGAAGATCAGGAGCCTCGTTCTTCAAGATAGGATTCTTCTTCTCCACGGGAGATCAAGCTCCTTTTTTTCTTCCTGTCGAACTGGTTGAGCGCGGTTTTTAATGCCGGACCGGTTGGAGTGACTCCACCGGTCGTTATTTTTTGGAACATGCCTGCCAGTTGGTCCATTCCGCGCGTCCATTCGCGTAATACATCCGCCTCGTGTTTCTTACCCGGGAATGCAAGCACTTTAAATTCATTGTCTCCACCCCGAGAAGCCATGCTGATCGATAAATCTTCCAACGCTTCTTGGACCGTTGGCAATTTGGTGCGCATGCTCGCGCTCGTATCCACCAGAATCACTACTTCCAAGTTTACGACCTCTCCTATCTCATCTACGACCTCCATCACTTCTCCCCGTTTATCCGGTGGAAGCTCGTCCCATTCCTGATCTTTTCCCAAAATTTGTGACAACTCTTGATTGACCACCCCTTGCAGCGTTTGCGTCATCGCTTGTGTGGTTACCATCTGTACCGTTTGCGCTAATTGTTTCTTATAAACGATTTGATGGATGCCGGCGCCGGCTAAAGCAATGTTTTCGATTTCTGTTTGTGCCTGTTGATTCATCGCTCCTTCTTCAAGCACCCCAATGACGTTAACGGTTACCTGCTGCTCACTTGCCAACGCTGCAACTGCTGAAGGGTCACCGCCTTCATTGGAACACCCATCCGTGATGAGCAATATTTGCCTTAACGTCCCTGTCCGCATGCCATATCCTCCCTCGCAAGTCCTGTTTGATTACCCCCATCATTGACCAATACGAAAGGAGTTATACTACCAGGGCAAAGGACGGGAAAGATTGACTCGCAGTGGGAAAGGAAGCCAAATGAGGGCAGCTAATCCGGTCACCATAGATCCCCTGGCAATCGCATCTGCATGGACTATGCATCTTTTGCAAACGGCTGGGTCCACCTCCCCATTGGAATCGTTGCCCATCTCGGGGTATTGCGGCGCACCTTGCCAACGACTACAGTCATATCATCCGCAATGGTTCCGTCACTCATCCGCATCACCTCTTCGAGCAATACATCCGCGATGGTTTGAGGATCTTCCGATTCAGTTTCACGAATTAACCGTTTCATCCACCATTCTTTATTTTCAATCCAACGCGCACCGTCAAATAAGCCGTCGCTCATCATAACGAGAATATCTTCATCTTGAAGACGTTCTTGTTTCATTTCAAAATTAGCTTCCGAAACGATGCCCATCGGCAAATTTTCAGCTTCTACTGAAAAGACCCGTTCTTTTCGCTTCACAAAACTCGGCATTGAACCAATTTTAAGGAAATTACCATCCGCTGTCTGCAAATCAATGATCGTAAGATCAAGGGTGGAGAACATTTCATCATCTGCCCGTAAAGATAACAACGAATTCATGGATTGGATCGCCAAGCTTTCGTCAATGCCCGATTTCAATATATTTTGCAGCAATTGCAACGTTTCAGCACTTTCCTGATGCGCCCGGCGGCCGTTTCCCATGCCGTCACTGATGGCTACTGCAAATTTTCCAAAGCCAAGTTGCATGGCAGCGTGATTATCTCCGGATATCCAATCCCCTCCCCGCGCTACCGTAGCCGACCCTGTATCCACCACATATGTCTTTGCCGACGCAAAGGTCACCCGATTTTCAGCCGCCCCTCCTTCATCAATAGACTCCACGATAATATGGTCGGACAGAATTCCCGACAACATCGGAGCAATTAGCTTTTCCGCTTCTTCTTGATTCATCCCGTTTCCAAGTTCGATTTCAATATGCACATCCCTCGGGCTGAGATTATAAATATCGACTTGCTCAATATTAAGCCCGGCATCAAACAGCGCAGTATAAATTTGTTCCTCCTGGTAATGATGGGTTTCTTTCTCCTTTTGGATCTCCTTGGCAAATGCACCCATGACTTCGGATACACCTTGAAGCTGATCGGCCACGAGGTTTCTGCTTTCCTCCATCTGCTTCGTATAAAGTTGCCGTATTTCATGGGGTTCCCATTGTTCTTTCATCGTCCGCACGATTCGATCCGGATAAATGCAATGCCGTTTCAACCGTTCATACGTCCGCGGGGCTACCTTATCGGTTTGTTCAACGTCGGACATAATGTTGTGCATAACATCATACGTTGTATCAAAACGATCTACCCAGCATCTTTCTTTGCGAAAACATTTCTGACAAGTATTCGAGGTGATATCGGCCAAAAAACGATCGCCTTCTTCCTCGTCCTGCATCCGTTGGTTTCGATCGCCCGGCGGTGAAAAACTGGCGGATAACGTTTGAAATAAATCTGAGAATTTCTCTACACGTGAAGCGGTTACATCACGAATTTTACGAAGGTATCGCTGCTGTTCGTTGGAGTGCTCCAGCGTGCCGGGGATATATTTCCCCATATAATCGGTTAGCGCTTTCGGTGTAAGTAAAAACAACAACACAGCGACCCCGGATTCCATGACCGTTATCATCGGATTGTTCATCCCGTTTCCATACAACGCGATTAAGGCTGTGCCAACCAAGAGCCCCATACTTACCCCAAGTTTTTTTCCTTCTTTCAACAATCCGCCGAGCAAACCGGCAAACGCGAGTAAACTCATGTAGTACAGATTAGCGACCGCGGCTAAACTGAGCACCAGCCCCGTAACAACTCCGACGGTTGACCCAATGGCTGCCCCGCCGACGAGGGCGAACAACAGCACGAGGTAACGGGAAAGGACGTGTTCTGCACCAAGGCCGTAGATGACCCATCCGATAGCTCCTGTCATCACGGAAGCCAACAAGATGATAAAACATATAATCTCCTCATTTTTTAACGCACGCTGCTTTTTGCGGGCACCCAACAACGGCAAGCTTTGTAAAAATATCATCGTCAACATCAGGGCCAGCCCCGCTTCAATAGTAGCCATAAACCAATGATATTGTGTCATAGACGCCTCTCCAACGCCTGTGACCACCACTCTCGATGTTAGCGAGGCGAGGAAAACAGCCGCGGGCAGTGTCCATTTCCGGTTAGCTCCTATGTATTTGGCAACTCGGTAGAAAAGCAGGAACAGCAACAAGCCGGCAAGGACATACGGAATGTTAAACGTGAGCCCCCATGCTGTCCCGGCAAGAACAGCCACCGCTGCCAATAACGCCCTCTCTTTCTTCCAAGCAAAAACCGCAGCAAAAAAAGGAATCGCAAAAGGGTATAGATCCGATAAAATCGCGGCTCGTCCCAACATGACACCCACGAGAAACAGCAATAACCCCCATTTTAGAAAAACGACTGTTGTGCCTTTTCGTAAGGATTCTATTCCTTTCTTCCAAAGACTTTTTATGCGACCCACCCACTCAGCCGGCCCAAAGACTTTTCCTAGCTGATCCTGCACTGTTTCCTTTTGCAACATATGCACCACCACCGTTTTTTTGTTTTCTTGGTAGTCGAGTATAGAGGCTTACCAGCGCAAGGTTTGTCACAATGCTGTTTTTATGATGAAAATCGTTCGACGACTTTCACAATGGAGAAATAAGCGGTCGCTATCGGTGTTTGCGGTTCGAAAATGATGGTGGGGGACTTCGTTTTTGAAAGCGTTAGGGGATTAATTGAATGAGAATTCGCACATATTACATCGATAAAACATAGATAAATGGGATTTGCGACAATGAAAATTTTAGAAGCTAAAGCGTTCGACATTTGCACAATATATACTGACATTCTCGTGTTTCCTTTAACCTCACTAAAAAAGAGACCCTCGGGTCTCTTTAGAAATTATAATCATTTGTGGTAGCGGCGGAGGGGATCGAACCCCCGACCTTACGGGTATGAACCGTACGCTCTAGCCAGCTGAGCTACACCGCCATCAAAACCAGACAAAATCAATTATAACGACTGTCTTTTTTTTAGTCAATGGTGTTGAGCAAAGTTTTGTTGTTCGTCATTGATATTGTCATGGTGTAACTCTTCAGTGAAAATGTCACCATGGGACAGGAGAGAATTTCATTGAATCGAGAAGAACTGAAGCGTTACACCGTTGTACAGCAAGTGATGGACCATCAATTAACCGCAAAAGAGGCTGCCCAAACACTTGGGTTAAGTCACCGGCAGATCTTCCGTCTAAAAGATAAAGTAGCCCGGGAGGGGGAAACGGGTGTCATTCATAAAAACCGCGAACGGAAGCCTGCGCATGCCATTCCTGAACACATTCGAGATCAAGTGATCGGACTTTTGGCCAGTGACCGGTACCGCAACTGCAATGATGTGCATTTTGCGGAACTGTTGGCCAAACATGAAGCGATTCACATCAGCCCTGCGACCGTTCGCAGAATCCGTGTGGGAGCGCAGATCAAGCCTAAACGAAAGCGGAGGCCATCCAACGTTCATCGACCTCGAGAACGAAGATCTCAGGCCGGCCAGCTCGTCCAAATGGATGCCAGTCCGCATCACTGGTTGGAGGATCGGTCCGGGCGCATCTCCCTGCATGCCGCCATTGACGATGCAACAGGGAAGGTTGTCGGGGCCGTTTTCCGGCCGGAGGAAGATCTCAAGGGCTATTTCATGATCACCCAGCAAATGCTGGAGCTAGAAGGTATTCCCATGAGCCTATATTCCGATCGCCACATGATCTTCCAGTCGCCCCGTGAAAAGCAAACGATCGAGGAAGAATTGGCCGGAGAGCCTGTGCCCCTTTCCCAATTTGGTCAGGCTCTGGATGACTTGGGCGTGACCCATGTCAAGGCCATGACCCCGCAAGCGAAAGGACGTGTGGAACGCCTTTTCCAAACCTTGCAAGACCGGTGGGTGGTGGAACTCCGCCTTCGTGGGATTCAGACGATCGAAGAGGCCAATCAGGTGCTTCCAGCGTTGATCGACGAGCATAACCGACAGTTTGCCCAAGAACCTCTGGAGGACGACAGTGCTTTTATTCCCCTTCAGGATGGACAATACCCGGAGCAGATCCTCTGCTATCGGGCGCAGCGAGTCTTAGGCGCTGGCGAAACCATTGCCTATAAGGGCAAGACTTACAAGATTCAAACCGTTGAGCAACAGTCCATTATCCCTTTGAAAACACGGGTGAGTGTTCGTGAAACCCTGGGTGGTCAGATGTTTGTTTGGTACAACGGGGTCAGCTACCCCTTGCAGGAAACAGCCCGGCCAAAACCTAAGCCAAAAGAAAAAACGGGCCATGCGAAAGGACCTCGCACGCCCGCTAGGGATCACCCTTGGAGACAATATAACATCTCTAGGGTACCACAGCGGACCTAATCCCCTCAATGGCGGCTGTTGTCTGCTCAACAGACAGGTTGCCTTTCATCCCTTCACTACCCCAAAGCTGGCCGAGTGAATGGAATCAAGGGCGCGCGTTAGCGCGGGCGAAGCCTTTACCCTTGATGGAATGAGCCGGCCTGCTACCATCCTTTAAGGGATGAAAGACAAATGCAACGACTATGACAGAATCACTGACGAGTTACTATGACATTTTCACTGACGATTGACATGGTGTTGAGCAAAGTTTTTGAACCGGAAAGCAAAAAGAGAGGCGAACCTCTCTTTTTCCATGTTCCGTATTTTACAGATGAAACAGTGCAAGTTATCGTCTCGGCCTACCGCCTTTTTTGTCGGATTGTTTTCGGAGGGTTGCCAAGTTCTCTTCGCTGTCCCTGAGAAAACGACTCATCTTATCTTCGAAAGAAACCTTTTGCTCCCGCTTTCTTGCTTGTTTTTTTTCTTGCGCCTTACGGATCGATAGGCCGATTTTCCCGTCATCCCCGATTTTAAGCACTTTTACCGTAACGTCATCGCCAACCTTTATAAATTCATTGATATCTTTCACATATTGGTCGGCGACTTCACTTATATGCACTAATCCCGTTTTGCCCTCCGGTAAGTCTACAAACGCGCCAAAATGGGTGATGCCGGATACCTTACCCTGATACTTACTGCCTGTTTCAATCGACATTTTACAAAATGCTCCTCCTTCATTTTTTTCAACTTAAGGGTTCACTTTTCCCCTTAAGGTAGTATAAGCATACACGATGATTATGTTACGGGCAAAGAAAGAATCGGGGACCGGTTATTCATCTTCGTCTTCTTGCTCAGGTAACTGGAAAAGCGTTTCCCCAGGTTTTGACATATAATAGTCTTTGCGGGCGACCTCGGTAATGTATTCCTCATCTTGATAATTCATGATTTCTCGTTCCAGATGGTCTTCATTCGCCTCGAGCTCTTCCATTTGCGCTTGCAGCTCATCTTTTTCGGCTTTATTCGCTTGAATCATGCCGTATTGCGAAATAAGCCCGACACCTGCGAAAATAACGACTAAACTGGCCACAATCCCAATGACAGTTAACCGCCGTCTTAATCCGCGTTTGCGTCTTTGTTCTCTTATCGCAAACCGTTCTTGTTCCTTGTCGTTCATCTTTTTCCTGTTTAACTGCGTAACTTTGCGGTTTGGGGGTGTCCCGGACATTTGCCTTACCTCCTCCTACGTTTGCAGGCAAAACGATTGCTTATCTCCCGGAAAACCAGTTTCTTAGACGCTTGCCCCAAGCGGTCAGCCATGCAACAACACGCGGGCCGCCCACAACGAGATACAATGGCCTGCATAACCAAAGCCCTAGTTGATGGAGAAGCCATCTTATGCTGCGATAGACAATGATAAGCAATTGTTTTATTCCTTTGTATAACCATACCACAGGAGTCCATAAGAACAAATAGATGACTTTCAAAATCATCGAATAAATTGCCTCAACTATTCGAATCAGCACTTCCAATACGCGCAAAAACAACGGACGAACCGTCTGCCAGTATATGAAAAAACCTAGCAAAATCGA harbors:
- the spoIIE gene encoding stage II sporulation protein E — encoded protein: MLQKETVQDQLGKVFGPAEWVGRIKSLWKKGIESLRKGTTVVFLKWGLLLFLVGVMLGRAAILSDLYPFAIPFFAAVFAWKKERALLAAVAVLAGTAWGLTFNIPYVLAGLLLFLLFYRVAKYIGANRKWTLPAAVFLASLTSRVVVTGVGEASMTQYHWFMATIEAGLALMLTMIFLQSLPLLGARKKQRALKNEEIICFIILLASVMTGAIGWVIYGLGAEHVLSRYLVLLFALVGGAAIGSTVGVVTGLVLSLAAVANLYYMSLLAFAGLLGGLLKEGKKLGVSMGLLVGTALIALYGNGMNNPMITVMESGVAVLLFLLTPKALTDYMGKYIPGTLEHSNEQQRYLRKIRDVTASRVEKFSDLFQTLSASFSPPGDRNQRMQDEEEGDRFLADITSNTCQKCFRKERCWVDRFDTTYDVMHNIMSDVEQTDKVAPRTYERLKRHCIYPDRIVRTMKEQWEPHEIRQLYTKQMEESRNLVADQLQGVSEVMGAFAKEIQKEKETHHYQEEQIYTALFDAGLNIEQVDIYNLSPRDVHIEIELGNGMNQEEAEKLIAPMLSGILSDHIIVESIDEGGAAENRVTFASAKTYVVDTGSATVARGGDWISGDNHAAMQLGFGKFAVAISDGMGNGRRAHQESAETLQLLQNILKSGIDESLAIQSMNSLLSLRADDEMFSTLDLTIIDLQTADGNFLKIGSMPSFVKRKERVFSVEAENLPMGIVSEANFEMKQERLQDEDILVMMSDGLFDGARWIENKEWWMKRLIRETESEDPQTIADVLLEEVMRMSDGTIADDMTVVVGKVRRNTPRWATIPMGRWTQPFAKDA
- a CDS encoding FtsB family cell division protein — protein: MSGTPPNRKVTQLNRKKMNDKEQERFAIREQRRKRGLRRRLTVIGIVASLVVIFAGVGLISQYGMIQANKAEKDELQAQMEELEANEDHLEREIMNYQDEEYITEVARKDYYMSKPGETLFQLPEQEDEDE
- a CDS encoding ISNCY family transposase codes for the protein MNREELKRYTVVQQVMDHQLTAKEAAQTLGLSHRQIFRLKDKVAREGETGVIHKNRERKPAHAIPEHIRDQVIGLLASDRYRNCNDVHFAELLAKHEAIHISPATVRRIRVGAQIKPKRKRRPSNVHRPRERRSQAGQLVQMDASPHHWLEDRSGRISLHAAIDDATGKVVGAVFRPEEDLKGYFMITQQMLELEGIPMSLYSDRHMIFQSPREKQTIEEELAGEPVPLSQFGQALDDLGVTHVKAMTPQAKGRVERLFQTLQDRWVVELRLRGIQTIEEANQVLPALIDEHNRQFAQEPLEDDSAFIPLQDGQYPEQILCYRAQRVLGAGETIAYKGKTYKIQTVEQQSIIPLKTRVSVRETLGGQMFVWYNGVSYPLQETARPKPKPKEKTGHAKGPRTPARDHPWRQYNISRVPQRT
- a CDS encoding VWA domain-containing protein, translated to MRTGTLRQILLITDGCSNEGGDPSAVAALASEQQVTVNVIGVLEEGAMNQQAQTEIENIALAGAGIHQIVYKKQLAQTVQMVTTQAMTQTLQGVVNQELSQILGKDQEWDELPPDKRGEVMEVVDEIGEVVNLEVVILVDTSASMRTKLPTVQEALEDLSISMASRGGDNEFKVLAFPGKKHEADVLREWTRGMDQLAGMFQKITTGGVTPTGPALKTALNQFDRKKKRSLISRGEEESYLEERGS
- the yabQ gene encoding spore cortex biosynthesis protein YabQ, with amino-acid sequence MTLDVQFQTFFAMMMTGAVIAAQLDVYHRCLPRKARIKWPQAFLDLFFWVVQAILVFYVLFQMNHGDLRIYVFLSILLGFFIYWQTVRPLFLRVLEVLIRIVEAIYSMILKVIYLFLWTPVVWLYKGIKQLLIIVYRSIRWLLHQLGLWLCRPLYLVVGGPRVVAWLTAWGKRLRNWFSGR
- a CDS encoding serine/threonine protein kinase; this translates as MKNEAPDLPAGKRVLGKWHRNPYQIRKTLGRGATGTVYLADARTGPVALKVGHNSMSITSEVNVLKHFAKVQGQILGPSFIDADDIIIGGDKYPFYVMEYLKGETLFQHIDRHGKEWGPVLLVQLLGDLDRLHRAGWVFGDLKPENLIVVGGPPYRIRWLDVGGTTVLGRAVKEYTEFFDRGYWGLGDRKAEPTYDLFAAGMILLNIIYKSRFEKGRDGKETLMAYMERSRVLVPYRQWLKSALFGQYSDAEKMRQGLMNIISKEEKPLNKSASPRKKQKTGNHLRAKRKKQIRSRKKRRFETVDLVLAISFLLLASALYWVGQVI
- a CDS encoding threonine/serine exporter family protein → MAEKGRLVDLCLFAGKLMVAYGAETYRAEEIMNRMALAGGLKNVHSFVTTTGIFLSGVQEDGDNLMQMVRIVDRFQDLNKVTEVNQLSRDFVKGRINEKEANQQLLKISAAPMNYPLWLIYIASGVAGGAFSYLVGNAKFDMIPAAMGGLMSTLFLVLFQHYLHAKFFSEYLASFFGSVTALTLVYSGYGTSVDQVIIGTIIPLVPGIPLTNSVRDLMNGDLISGLARGAEAALTALSIAAGVATAVSLFLP
- a CDS encoding threonine/serine exporter family protein, which produces MWELLICFMATVAFAIIFNTPTRLLWRIGLIGVFAWTIYSSIQNINVSFIAAAALAAFSASFMSYGLSRRHHVPVTTFVIPGIIPLVPGGKAYETMLAFVEENYIEGLSQGAATLLHAGAIAGGVVFALSVFSIGRGVDQKYET
- a CDS encoding S1 RNA-binding domain-containing protein, with the translated sequence MSIETGSKYQGKVSGITHFGAFVDLPEGKTGLVHISEVADQYVKDINEFIKVGDDVTVKVLKIGDDGKIGLSIRKAQEKKQARKREQKVSFEDKMSRFLRDSEENLATLRKQSDKKGGRPRR